One window from the genome of Babylonia areolata isolate BAREFJ2019XMU chromosome 13, ASM4173473v1, whole genome shotgun sequence encodes:
- the LOC143289259 gene encoding uncharacterized protein LOC143289259, with product MDYQRINTFSTAVRKPAIFFCLVAINVLLVVPLFIVTVILTDRLQNEKDACSPSPEPDNLTMKAEYRRYCFRSSSERGCLDRGFDLKQENNQTVCCGNSNEHVYSLLSEEITQLMRTDAGRARRLNTVKKYIARVQSDPQAARFRPAAHVGILQNEITTETDSGAPRIRWEKSGDRTFVSGDIIHGGDRLTVTTPGYYFVYTGLQYTVNPDTMESHAIVAYLFRNVNGTRDTQRKLMTARESSCKATRGGQHGPVSLYMAGLYLLRKGDEVSVRAYSHRLLTRSSATSYMGLYMV from the exons ATGGATTATCAGCGAATCAATACGTTCAGCACCGCTGTACGAAAACCAGCCATTTTCTTCTGCCTGGTGGCAATCAACGTTCTTCTGGTGGTGCCACTGTTCATCGTCACGGTCATACTGACCGACCGCTTGCAAAATGAAAAGGATGCGTGCAGTCCCAGTCCTGAACCCGACAACCTTACCATGAAAGCGGAGTACAGAAGATACTGTTTTCGCTCCTCCAGCGAGAGGGGGTGCCTGGACAGAGGGTTTGACTTAAAACAGGAAAACAACCAAACCGTGTGCTGCGGGAACTCTAACGAACATGTGTACAGCTTGCTGTCTgag gAGATCACTCAGCTGATGCGAACAGATGCTGGCAGAG CGAGGAGACTGAACACAGTGAAGAAGTACATTGCCCGAGTTCAGAGTGATCCCCAAGCAGCTCGCTTTAGACCGGCGGCCCATGTGGGAATCCTCCAGAATGAGATCACCACCGAAACAG ATTCGGGAGCACCCCGGATAAGGTGGGAAAAATCTGGGGACCGAACGTTTGTGTCCGGGGATATAATTCACGGCGGGGACCGACTGACGGTGACCACACCCGGGTACTACTTCGTGTACACCGGCCTGCAGTACACCGTGAATCCAGACACCATGGAAAGCCACGCTATTGTCGCCTATCTGTTtcg GAACGTGAACGGCACGCGGGACACCCAGCGGAAACTGATGACGGCGAGAGAGTCCTCGTGCAAAGCCACCCGGGGTGGACAGCACGGGCCAGTGTCCCTGTACATGGCGGGCCTGTACCTGCTGAGGAAGGGGGACGAGGTCAGTGTCCGCGCCTACAGCCACCGTCTGCTGACGAGGTCTTCGGCCACATCCTACATGGGCCTGTACATGGTGTAG
- the LOC143288934 gene encoding THAP domain-containing protein 1-like: MSGTFCAAWGCFNRQKKGKSFHRFPKDEERRRQWVAALKREGFQATDYSRICGDHFEKQCYNPSGLLKHTAVPTLFNFPAHLQKEVKPRKNPAPRNLTTESSMPISIFIFIYIVPT, translated from the exons ATGTCCGGAACGTTTTGTGCAGCTTGGGGCTGtttcaacagacaaaagaaagggaaatcttTTCACAG ATTCCCGAAGgacgaagagagaagaagacaatgggTTGCAGCCCTGAAGAGGGAGGGATTTCAAGCTACCGACTACTCCAGGATCTGTGGTGACCACTTTGAAAAGCAATGCTACAATCCGTCTGGCCTCTTGAAGCACACAGCTGTTCCCACCCTCTTTAACTTTCCTGCTCACTTGCAAAAG GAGGTGAAACCACGGAAAAATCCAGCTCCAAGAAACTTGACAACTGAGTCGTCGATGCCCAtctccatcttcatcttcatctacaTTGTCCCAACCTGA